One part of the Vicia villosa cultivar HV-30 ecotype Madison, WI linkage group LG6, Vvil1.0, whole genome shotgun sequence genome encodes these proteins:
- the LOC131609265 gene encoding cell division cycle protein 27 homolog B-like isoform X1 has protein sequence MEAILVDCVQKSLCHFMHSNAIFLSHRLCAEFPSETNLQLLAGCYLQSNQAHSAYHILKGTQMAQSRYLFAISCFQMDLLKEAEAALCPANEPNAEVPNGSAGHHLLGLIYRYTDRRKSAIHHFKQALSMDPLMWAAYEELCILGAAEEATAFFGEAAALCIQKQYLNCSTSPKMHSSSADCNLVDTRHCVSEETSPRQSKLKQGQKDPGNHHGAPILGGTSGQPVSSGLSNISFYNTPSPMVTQLSGVAPPPLCRNVQSNGSNMSTQSAENSPRSTVNSTIQAPRRKFVDEGKLRKISGRLFSDSGPRRSLRLSGDASVNANPNTATVSGNGTSYTSKHLGGSKLSSMAFRSVTVRKGQSWANENIGEGIHNDILDDSRLNITSATSSSFPTIEAKSYEPDAANIPVGGQVLSGSEVITGASEILTLLRVLGEGFRLACLYRCQDALETYLKLPYKHYNTGWVLSQVGKVYCEFDYLEADRAFGLARQITPYNLEAMDVYSTVLYHLKEDMKLSYLAQELVHSDRLAPQSWCAMGNCYSLQKDHETALKTFQRAVQLNPRFAYAHTLCGHEYVALEDFENGIRCYQSALRVDARHYNAWYGLGMVYLRQEKFEFSEHHFQMAFQINPRSSVILSYLGTALHALKRSEEALVVMEKAILADKKNPVPMYQKANILMSLEKFDEALEVLEELKEYAPRESSVYALMGRIYKRRNMHEKAMLHYGIALDLKPSTTDAAAIKAAIEKLHVPDEMDDNL, from the exons ATGGAAGCAATACTCGTCGATTGTGTTCAAAAAAGTCTATGCCATTTCATGCACTCCAACGCCATCTTCCTCTCCCACCGTCTCTGCGCCGAATTTCCCTCCGAG ACAAATCTCCAATTGTTGGCCGGCTGCTACTTGCAGAGTAATCAAGCACATTCTGCATACCATATTTTAAAGG GAACACAAATGGCTCAATCTCGGTACTTGTTTGCAATATCATGCTTTCAGATGGATCTTCTTAAAGAAGCTGAAGCAGCATTATGTCCTGCTAATGAGCCTAATGCTGAG GTTCCGAACGGTTCAGCTGGTCATCATCTATTAGGGCTCATTTACAG ATACACTGACAGAAGGAAAAGTGCCATACATCATTTTAAGCAGGCACTGTCAATGGATCCTCTAATGTGGGCAGCATATGAAGAGTTGTGCATATTAG GTGCTGCTGAAGAAGCAACTGCATTTTTTGGCGAAGCAGCTGCTCTTTGTATACAAAAACAATACCTAAATTGCTCAACCTCTCCAAAGATGCATTCATCATCTGCGGATTGTAATTTAGTTGACACAAGACATTGTGTGTCAGAAGAGACAAGTCCAAGGCAATCGAAACTAAAGCAAGGTCAAAAAGATCCTGGAAACCATCACGGGGCACCTATATTAGGAGGAACTTCGGGTCAACCAGTTAGTAGTGGTCTGTCTAATATATCATTTTATAATACGCCGTCTCCAATGGTGACACAG TTGTCAGGTGTTGCTCCACCCCCTTTGTGTAGGAATGTGCAGTCAAATGGCTCAAATATGAGCACACAAAGTGCTGAAAATTCTCCTAGATCAACAGTGAACTCTACTATTCAAGCTCCTCGAAGGAAGTTTGTGGATGAAGGAAAGTTAAGAAAG ATTTCTGGAAGATTATTTTCTGATTCTGGTCCCCGACGTAGTTTGAGACTCTCAGGTGATGCTAGTGTAAATGCAAATCCTAATACAGCAACTGTATCTGGAAATGGAACTAGTTACACTTCTAAGCATCTTGGTGGGTCAAAGCTTAGCTCAATGGCATTTCGTTCTGTGACAGTTCGCAAGGGACAATCATGGGCCAATGAAAACATAGGTGAAG gAATTCATAATGACATTTTAGATGATTCTCGTTTAAATATTACATCAGCAACTTCTAGTTCCTTCCCTACCATAGAAGCTAAATCTTATGAACCGGATGCAGCGAATATTCCGGTTGGTGGACAAGTATTAAGTGGTTCTGAAGTCATCACCGGTGCTTCTGAAATACTGACCCTTCTAAGAGTTCTTGGTGAAGGTTTTAGACTTGCCTGCTTGTATAGGTGCCAG GATGCACTGGAAACCTATCTGAAACTTCCATATAAGCATTACAATACTGGCTGGGTTCTTTCCCAG GTTGGAAAAGTGTACTGTGAGTTTGATTATTTAGAAGCTGATCGAGCCTTTGGTCTTGCTCGGCAGATTACGCCGTATAATTTGGAAGCAATGGATGTATACTCAACAGTCCTTTAT CATCTAAAGGAAGATATGAAGTTAAGCTACCTGGCTCAGGAACTAGTACATAGTGATCGCTTAGCTCCACAATCTTG GTGCGCCATGGGCAATTGCTACAGCCTGCAGAAAGATCATGAAACTGCACTGAAGACTTTCCAAAGAGCTGTGCAACTAAATCCCAGATTTGCATATGCACACACCCTTTGTGGGCACGA GTATGTTGCACTAGAAGATTTTGAGAATGGAATCAGATGCTACCAGAGTGCACTCAGGGTTGATGCAAGGCACTACAATGCTTGGTATGGACTTGGAATGGTATATCTTCGCCAAGAGAAATTTGAGTTCTCGGAACACCATTTCCAAATGGCTTTCCAAATTAATCCACGTTCATCTGTTATATTGTCATACCTTGGTACTGCTTTGCACGCTTTAAAG AGAAGTGAAGAAGCACTGGTGGTAATGGAGAAGGCTATTTTGGCAGATAAGAAAAATCCCGTTCCAATGTATCAAAAGGCCAATATACTAATGAGCTTGGAAAAATTCGACGAGGCTCTGGAAGTCCTAGAGGAGCTTAAAGAGTATGCTCCCCGCGAAAGTAGTGTCTATGCTTTAATGGGAAGAATCTATAAAAGGCGTAACATGCATGAGAAAGCAATGCTTCATTATGGTATTGCTTTGGATTTGAAACCTTCCACAACAGATGCCGCAGCTATTAAG GCTGCCATTGAGAAATTACATGTACCAGATGAGATGGACGACAACTTGTAG
- the LOC131609265 gene encoding cell division cycle protein 27 homolog B-like isoform X2 yields the protein MAQSRYLFAISCFQMDLLKEAEAALCPANEPNAEVPNGSAGHHLLGLIYRYTDRRKSAIHHFKQALSMDPLMWAAYEELCILGAAEEATAFFGEAAALCIQKQYLNCSTSPKMHSSSADCNLVDTRHCVSEETSPRQSKLKQGQKDPGNHHGAPILGGTSGQPVSSGLSNISFYNTPSPMVTQLSGVAPPPLCRNVQSNGSNMSTQSAENSPRSTVNSTIQAPRRKFVDEGKLRKISGRLFSDSGPRRSLRLSGDASVNANPNTATVSGNGTSYTSKHLGGSKLSSMAFRSVTVRKGQSWANENIGEGIHNDILDDSRLNITSATSSSFPTIEAKSYEPDAANIPVGGQVLSGSEVITGASEILTLLRVLGEGFRLACLYRCQDALETYLKLPYKHYNTGWVLSQVGKVYCEFDYLEADRAFGLARQITPYNLEAMDVYSTVLYHLKEDMKLSYLAQELVHSDRLAPQSWCAMGNCYSLQKDHETALKTFQRAVQLNPRFAYAHTLCGHEYVALEDFENGIRCYQSALRVDARHYNAWYGLGMVYLRQEKFEFSEHHFQMAFQINPRSSVILSYLGTALHALKRSEEALVVMEKAILADKKNPVPMYQKANILMSLEKFDEALEVLEELKEYAPRESSVYALMGRIYKRRNMHEKAMLHYGIALDLKPSTTDAAAIKAAIEKLHVPDEMDDNL from the exons ATGGCTCAATCTCGGTACTTGTTTGCAATATCATGCTTTCAGATGGATCTTCTTAAAGAAGCTGAAGCAGCATTATGTCCTGCTAATGAGCCTAATGCTGAG GTTCCGAACGGTTCAGCTGGTCATCATCTATTAGGGCTCATTTACAG ATACACTGACAGAAGGAAAAGTGCCATACATCATTTTAAGCAGGCACTGTCAATGGATCCTCTAATGTGGGCAGCATATGAAGAGTTGTGCATATTAG GTGCTGCTGAAGAAGCAACTGCATTTTTTGGCGAAGCAGCTGCTCTTTGTATACAAAAACAATACCTAAATTGCTCAACCTCTCCAAAGATGCATTCATCATCTGCGGATTGTAATTTAGTTGACACAAGACATTGTGTGTCAGAAGAGACAAGTCCAAGGCAATCGAAACTAAAGCAAGGTCAAAAAGATCCTGGAAACCATCACGGGGCACCTATATTAGGAGGAACTTCGGGTCAACCAGTTAGTAGTGGTCTGTCTAATATATCATTTTATAATACGCCGTCTCCAATGGTGACACAG TTGTCAGGTGTTGCTCCACCCCCTTTGTGTAGGAATGTGCAGTCAAATGGCTCAAATATGAGCACACAAAGTGCTGAAAATTCTCCTAGATCAACAGTGAACTCTACTATTCAAGCTCCTCGAAGGAAGTTTGTGGATGAAGGAAAGTTAAGAAAG ATTTCTGGAAGATTATTTTCTGATTCTGGTCCCCGACGTAGTTTGAGACTCTCAGGTGATGCTAGTGTAAATGCAAATCCTAATACAGCAACTGTATCTGGAAATGGAACTAGTTACACTTCTAAGCATCTTGGTGGGTCAAAGCTTAGCTCAATGGCATTTCGTTCTGTGACAGTTCGCAAGGGACAATCATGGGCCAATGAAAACATAGGTGAAG gAATTCATAATGACATTTTAGATGATTCTCGTTTAAATATTACATCAGCAACTTCTAGTTCCTTCCCTACCATAGAAGCTAAATCTTATGAACCGGATGCAGCGAATATTCCGGTTGGTGGACAAGTATTAAGTGGTTCTGAAGTCATCACCGGTGCTTCTGAAATACTGACCCTTCTAAGAGTTCTTGGTGAAGGTTTTAGACTTGCCTGCTTGTATAGGTGCCAG GATGCACTGGAAACCTATCTGAAACTTCCATATAAGCATTACAATACTGGCTGGGTTCTTTCCCAG GTTGGAAAAGTGTACTGTGAGTTTGATTATTTAGAAGCTGATCGAGCCTTTGGTCTTGCTCGGCAGATTACGCCGTATAATTTGGAAGCAATGGATGTATACTCAACAGTCCTTTAT CATCTAAAGGAAGATATGAAGTTAAGCTACCTGGCTCAGGAACTAGTACATAGTGATCGCTTAGCTCCACAATCTTG GTGCGCCATGGGCAATTGCTACAGCCTGCAGAAAGATCATGAAACTGCACTGAAGACTTTCCAAAGAGCTGTGCAACTAAATCCCAGATTTGCATATGCACACACCCTTTGTGGGCACGA GTATGTTGCACTAGAAGATTTTGAGAATGGAATCAGATGCTACCAGAGTGCACTCAGGGTTGATGCAAGGCACTACAATGCTTGGTATGGACTTGGAATGGTATATCTTCGCCAAGAGAAATTTGAGTTCTCGGAACACCATTTCCAAATGGCTTTCCAAATTAATCCACGTTCATCTGTTATATTGTCATACCTTGGTACTGCTTTGCACGCTTTAAAG AGAAGTGAAGAAGCACTGGTGGTAATGGAGAAGGCTATTTTGGCAGATAAGAAAAATCCCGTTCCAATGTATCAAAAGGCCAATATACTAATGAGCTTGGAAAAATTCGACGAGGCTCTGGAAGTCCTAGAGGAGCTTAAAGAGTATGCTCCCCGCGAAAGTAGTGTCTATGCTTTAATGGGAAGAATCTATAAAAGGCGTAACATGCATGAGAAAGCAATGCTTCATTATGGTATTGCTTTGGATTTGAAACCTTCCACAACAGATGCCGCAGCTATTAAG GCTGCCATTGAGAAATTACATGTACCAGATGAGATGGACGACAACTTGTAG